From the genome of Cognaticolwellia beringensis, one region includes:
- the lgt gene encoding prolipoprotein diacylglyceryl transferase, with translation MQHLVWDLDPVFFSIGPLTVHWYGVLFAAAILSGLQVMKWIFQTEKQDLAALDNLLVYIVIGVIVGARLGHCFFYDPGYYFANPMKILAIWEGGLASHGGGLGAIIAAGIYSRKHSMNFLWLLDRLAICTALFGFFVRSANFVNSEILGTASNVPWAVIFARIDNVTRHPSQLYEAFAYLAIFFILMVLYKQKKSQTPQGSILGIFLILIFTARFLIEMLKEKQAAYTADIALTAGQMLSIPFFIAGVVLVIWSLKNNKQVQ, from the coding sequence TTGCAACATTTAGTTTGGGATCTGGATCCCGTATTTTTCTCCATTGGGCCACTGACTGTTCATTGGTATGGCGTGTTATTCGCTGCTGCTATTTTATCTGGTTTGCAAGTAATGAAATGGATTTTTCAAACCGAAAAGCAAGACCTAGCTGCCCTAGATAACTTATTGGTTTACATTGTTATAGGCGTGATTGTCGGTGCACGTTTAGGCCATTGTTTCTTTTACGACCCCGGTTATTACTTTGCCAACCCGATGAAAATACTCGCCATTTGGGAAGGCGGTTTAGCTAGCCATGGTGGCGGCCTTGGTGCGATTATTGCCGCTGGAATTTATAGCAGAAAACATAGCATGAACTTTCTATGGTTACTCGACAGACTCGCGATATGTACTGCCCTATTCGGCTTTTTTGTCCGCAGTGCCAACTTCGTTAATTCTGAAATTTTAGGTACCGCGAGTAATGTACCTTGGGCAGTAATCTTTGCCCGTATCGATAACGTTACTCGCCACCCTTCTCAACTGTATGAAGCCTTTGCTTATTTAGCTATATTTTTTATATTGATGGTTTTATATAAACAAAAGAAATCCCAAACACCACAAGGCTCTATTTTAGGCATATTTTTAATTTTAATTTTTACCGCGCGCTTTCTTATTGAAATGTTAAAAGAAAAACAAGCCGCTTACACTGCCGATATTGCGCTAACTGCAGGACAAATGTTAAGTATTCCTTTTTTTATCGCGGGTGTTGTATTAGTTATTTGGTCATTAAAAAACAATAAACAAGTACAATAA